One window of the Octopus sinensis linkage group LG9, ASM634580v1, whole genome shotgun sequence genome contains the following:
- the LOC115215448 gene encoding lisH domain-containing protein C1711.05-like, protein MDFDMSKIVKNKYGGSCRAKKSGECKAVWNWYLVSNCSKQRNQQLKEDSFNLNQPYPAQGFLESSEDRDFLESSKDRNFLEISEEREFLENSADRDFLESSEDREFLESSKDMNFLENSDDRDFLESSKNMDFLESRKDKDFLESSEDRDFLESYKDRDFLESSEVSNFLESSHDRDFLESSEYRDFLESSKDRDFRESSEDRDILESSHDRDFLESSEYMDFLESSEDMDFLESFEDSDFPESSENRDFLESSRDMDFLESSKDRNSMESSDDMDFLEISEHRDFLESSKDMDFLEFSEDMDFRESSEDRDFRESCEDRGFLERIIDDSSIISG, encoded by the exons ATGGACTTTGATATGAGTAagattgtaaaaaataaatatggtgGAAGCTGCCGTGCAAAGAAGTCTGGAGAATG CAAAGCAGTATGGAACTGGTACTTGGTCTCAAACTGTTCAAAACAAAGAAATCAACAACTAAAGGAAGATAGCTTTAACctgaaccagccatatccagcccaa GGattcctggaaagttctgaggataGGGACTTCTTGGAAAGTTCCAAGGATAGGAACTTCTTGGAAATTTCCGAGGAAAGAGAATTCTTGGAAAATTCCGCGGATAGGGACTTCCTGGAGAGTTCCGAGGATAGGGaattcctggaaagttccaaggacaTGAACTTCCTGGAGAATTCCGATGATagagacttcctggaaagttccaagaATATGGACTTCCTGGAAAGTCGCAAGGAtaaggacttcctggaaagttccgaggatagggacttcctggaaagttacAAGGACAGGGACTTCCTAGAAAGTTCCGAGGTTAGTAATTTCCTAGAAAGTTCTCATGATAGAGACTTCCTGGAGAGTTCCGAGTATAGGGACTttctggaaagttccaaggataGGGACTTCCGAGAAAGTTCCGAGGATAGGGACATCCTGGAAAGTTCTCATGATAGAGACTTCCTGGAGAGTTCCGAGTATATGGACTTCCTGGAGAGTTCCGAGGATAt ggacttcctggaaagtttcgAGGATAGTGACTTCCCGGAAAGTTCCGAGAATagggacttcctggaaagttccaggGATatggacttcctggaaagttccaaggataGAAACTCCATGGAAAGTTCCGATGATATGGATTTCCTGGAAATTTCCGAGCATagggacttcctggaaagttccaaggataTGGACTTCCTGGAATTTTCGGAGGATATGGACTTCCGGGAAAGTTCCGAGGATAGGGACTTCCGGGAAAGTTGCGAGGATAGGGgattcctggaaa